One window from the genome of Pseudanabaena yagii GIHE-NHR1 encodes:
- a CDS encoding VanZ family protein, protein MKPNNLVWKVLALIYLSVFTLIIVLAYNRALPEYLTQNDKVGHIFLYGLSTFLGQMAGNHRTFKFAAWTLPLFPLVFSIFTFIEELCQSLSPNRTFDIGDLAASCLGILIGYGLAEISKPSSE, encoded by the coding sequence ATGAAACCTAACAATTTAGTCTGGAAGGTTTTGGCTTTAATCTATTTGAGCGTATTTACGCTGATCATTGTCCTTGCCTATAACCGTGCCTTACCCGAATATCTGACCCAAAATGATAAAGTTGGGCATATATTTCTGTATGGGTTATCAACTTTCTTAGGACAGATGGCTGGCAATCATCGTACTTTCAAGTTTGCAGCTTGGACATTGCCACTGTTCCCATTAGTGTTTAGTATCTTCACTTTTATAGAAGAATTATGCCAATCACTTTCACCAAATCGAACCTTTGATATTGGAGATTTGGCTGCAAGTTGTCTTGGGATTTTAATTGGATATGGTCTAGCGGAAATAAGCAAACCATCATCTGAGTAA
- a CDS encoding DUF790 family protein produces the protein MLPSDLLMHRLNGETVIPKRLKLDDPHQAIATELITIFESCKGQPQSELDRQLQELEGDTPDYRVKRGLAHILKSSFSTFEIISPLEPQELRRRVFELSAQVIPSQQATSETLEKLAEKLTQELNREVIPSQIKQGLYADLMENQILTQFDTPTTEDLIHRYNLSQVQGIFYRASHMTLNVHRNDPGEYKLLFRYLKLFQLMSYIEGDVDYGFTITVDGATSLFGTSTRYGLAIAKLLPALLHVTKWSLQATLVEKDTYSKQKRKGLFTLDSECGLVSHYPVGKMYDSALEASFAEKWADLKTEWKLEREVDLIPIPGSVMIPDFRLVHPDGRSYLLEIVGYWRPEYLRKKFSQVRQANCENLILAISERLNLEKAGVKVSDTPALTVWFKDKLLPKSVLQVIPSES, from the coding sequence ATGCTACCTAGCGATCTCTTGATGCACCGACTGAATGGCGAAACTGTCATTCCCAAAAGACTGAAATTGGATGATCCGCATCAGGCGATCGCTACGGAATTAATCACTATTTTTGAAAGTTGCAAGGGACAACCCCAGAGCGAACTCGATCGCCAATTGCAAGAACTAGAAGGTGATACGCCAGATTATCGCGTAAAGCGGGGATTAGCGCATATTCTCAAATCTAGCTTTAGCACCTTTGAAATTATTAGTCCATTAGAACCGCAGGAATTGCGCCGCCGCGTCTTTGAACTTTCGGCTCAAGTTATTCCTAGTCAACAAGCTACTAGCGAAACGTTAGAAAAGCTTGCGGAAAAACTCACTCAAGAACTCAATCGTGAAGTGATTCCCTCTCAAATTAAGCAGGGGCTGTATGCAGATCTCATGGAGAATCAAATTCTGACCCAATTTGATACACCAACTACTGAAGACCTCATCCATCGCTATAATCTCTCGCAAGTACAAGGAATTTTTTATCGCGCTAGTCACATGACACTGAATGTGCATCGCAATGATCCGGGGGAATATAAGCTGCTCTTTCGCTATCTCAAGCTCTTTCAATTAATGTCTTATATCGAAGGAGATGTGGATTATGGCTTTACGATTACCGTTGATGGCGCAACTAGTTTATTTGGCACAAGTACACGCTATGGACTAGCGATCGCTAAGCTTCTCCCTGCTTTACTCCATGTCACGAAATGGAGTCTGCAAGCCACGCTCGTTGAAAAGGATACCTATTCTAAACAAAAGCGTAAGGGTTTATTTACCCTTGATTCGGAATGTGGGTTAGTCAGCCATTATCCTGTGGGCAAAATGTATGATAGTGCGCTTGAAGCTTCCTTTGCGGAGAAATGGGCTGATTTAAAAACGGAATGGAAATTAGAAAGAGAAGTGGATTTAATTCCTATTCCCGGAAGTGTGATGATTCCTGATTTTCGCTTAGTGCATCCTGACGGACGCAGTTATTTATTAGAGATAGTGGGCTATTGGCGACCTGAATATTTACGCAAAAAGTTTTCGCAGGTACGACAGGCTAATTGTGAAAATTTAATTTTGGCTATTTCCGAACGGCTAAATCTCGAAAAAGCGGGTGTGAAGGTAAGCGATACTCCTGCATTAACAGTTTGGTTTAAAGACAAGCTGTTACCAAAGTCAGTTTTGCAAGTAATTCCATCAGAAAGCTAG
- a CDS encoding DUF29 family protein, whose protein sequence is MEELLALKEFLLKGDIDGALGIVDELEEMSRDDKINNIRSYAVILLMHLIKQKVENRTTRSWELSIRNSIRGIQTKNQRRKAGGTYLNTEELRLAIAEAYPEAVDRASVEVEEGRYEPKELAQLVNRQEICDRAMILISTNLEI, encoded by the coding sequence ATGGAAGAACTTTTAGCATTGAAAGAATTTCTGCTTAAAGGCGATATAGATGGAGCTTTGGGAATTGTTGATGAATTAGAAGAAATGAGCCGAGATGACAAAATCAACAATATTCGTAGCTATGCCGTAATTCTGCTCATGCATCTAATCAAGCAAAAAGTTGAGAATCGCACCACCAGATCTTGGGAGCTATCAATTCGTAATTCTATACGTGGTATCCAAACGAAAAATCAACGCCGTAAAGCTGGCGGGACATACCTTAATACTGAGGAATTACGCCTAGCAATTGCCGAGGCTTATCCCGAAGCTGTTGATCGTGCATCCGTAGAGGTTGAGGAAGGTCGATATGAGCCTAAAGAGTTAGCGCAATTAGTCAACCGTCAGGAAATATGTGATCGCGCCATGATCCTCATCTCCACAAATCTAGAAATTTAG
- a CDS encoding NAD(P)H-quinone oxidoreductase subunit N: protein MDTASLNALLNSGAILPELIVIGTLVLVLVVDLIASGRKSANVLPNIAIAGLVASTAALVWQWTGLENPIAFLGSFNSDKLSIIFRAIIALSALFTILVSIRYLEQSGVVVGEYLVILLSATLGGMFLTGSDEMVMVFVSLETLSISSYLLSGYTKRDPRSNEAALKYLLVGAASSAIFLYGMSLLYGLSGGETSLSAIASKITVSNTALIIAMVFVIAGVSFKLSAVPFHQWTPDVYEGSPTPVVAFLSIGSKVAGFGLALRFLITAFPLASLQWHYVFVVLTVLSMVLGNVVAIAQTSMKRMLAYSSIGQAGFVMLGMAIDSEAGYASMVFYLILYLFMNMGAFACMILFASRTGTDQISEYSGLYQKDPLLTLALSVCLLSLGGIPPLAGFFGKLYIFWAGWQAQAYGLVLLALVMSVVSLYYYIRVVKMMVVKEPQEMSASVKNYPAITWTQVGMKPLQAAIVFTLIFTAIAGIASNPLFSLSNQAVKETQFLQAKAPNAKSVAVLPTTAQ, encoded by the coding sequence ATGGATACAGCAAGTCTCAATGCTCTACTCAATAGTGGCGCGATCTTGCCAGAACTCATTGTCATTGGGACATTGGTACTCGTGCTAGTCGTCGATCTGATTGCATCAGGGCGCAAGTCGGCAAATGTTCTTCCTAATATTGCGATCGCAGGTTTAGTCGCATCCACAGCCGCCCTTGTGTGGCAATGGACAGGCTTAGAAAATCCGATCGCCTTTTTGGGCAGTTTTAATAGTGACAAACTCAGCATTATTTTTCGCGCCATTATTGCCCTATCGGCTCTATTTACGATCCTCGTTTCGATCCGTTATCTAGAGCAGTCAGGCGTAGTAGTTGGCGAGTATCTAGTCATTTTGCTCAGTGCTACCCTCGGCGGCATGTTCCTCACTGGCTCCGACGAAATGGTGATGGTATTTGTCTCCCTTGAAACCCTGAGTATTTCGTCTTACTTGCTGTCGGGTTACACCAAACGCGATCCACGCTCCAATGAAGCGGCACTCAAATATTTATTAGTCGGTGCAGCAAGCTCGGCGATTTTCCTTTATGGGATGTCCTTACTCTACGGACTTTCGGGCGGCGAAACCTCTCTATCCGCGATCGCCTCAAAGATTACCGTTAGCAACACGGCTTTAATTATTGCGATGGTATTTGTAATTGCTGGGGTTTCCTTTAAGCTCTCCGCAGTACCTTTCCACCAATGGACTCCTGACGTTTACGAAGGTTCACCAACGCCTGTAGTTGCCTTTTTGTCAATTGGCTCTAAGGTAGCTGGTTTCGGCTTGGCACTCAGATTTTTGATTACCGCATTCCCTCTGGCTTCTCTCCAATGGCATTACGTGTTTGTCGTATTGACCGTTTTAAGTATGGTCTTGGGCAACGTGGTAGCGATCGCGCAAACCAGCATGAAACGGATGTTGGCTTACTCCTCCATCGGTCAAGCAGGTTTTGTGATGCTCGGTATGGCGATCGACTCCGAAGCAGGTTACGCCAGCATGGTGTTTTACTTGATATTGTATCTGTTCATGAACATGGGGGCATTCGCCTGTATGATTCTGTTTGCCTCGCGCACAGGAACCGATCAAATCAGTGAATACAGTGGCTTATACCAAAAAGATCCTTTGCTGACCCTAGCTTTGAGTGTATGTCTCCTCTCCCTTGGTGGTATTCCTCCCCTCGCAGGTTTCTTTGGTAAGCTCTATATTTTCTGGGCAGGTTGGCAAGCTCAAGCCTATGGCTTGGTCTTACTAGCTCTAGTAATGAGTGTGGTTTCTCTCTACTACTACATCCGCGTCGTTAAGATGATGGTAGTTAAAGAACCTCAAGAAATGTCTGCTTCTGTCAAGAATTATCCAGCAATTACATGGACTCAAGTTGGTATGAAGCCTCTCCAAGCGGCGATCGTCTTTACGCTGATCTTCACAGCGATCGCTGGTATTGCTTCTAACCCTCTCTTCTCCCTATCCAATCAAGCCGTAAAAGAAACCCAGTTTCTCCAAGCTAAAGCTCCAAATGCAAAATCAGTAGCAGTCTTACCAACTACTGCACAATAA
- a CDS encoding BrnT family toxin produces MQFEWNPDKANLNLKKHGVSFIEASTVFNDPLSITFPDPDHSYGEERYVIIGLSSTNRILVVPHTDRADRVRIISAREATRNERRFYADGE; encoded by the coding sequence ATGCAATTTGAATGGAATCCAGATAAAGCAAATTTAAATCTAAAAAAACATGGCGTGTCATTCATCGAGGCATCTACGGTATTTAATGATCCCTTATCTATTACATTCCCCGATCCCGATCACTCTTATGGTGAAGAACGTTACGTTATCATTGGTTTATCCAGCACCAATCGAATCCTAGTAGTCCCACACACAGATCGAGCAGATCGGGTTCGGATTATTAGCGCACGAGAAGCAACCCGAAATGAGCGGAGGTTTTATGCAGATGGAGAATAA
- a CDS encoding type I restriction enzyme HsdR N-terminal domain-containing protein → MAVTLPISKTILSIADVEDKFQLLPCTAPTFFREWQDNLPELTEIEKAVLDRLLVRFAAHRRRRILAEGAVDKLMISPLLDLVGFYEPEYEVRTEESVEFALEGDEEILRGRIDTLIVHEKLWVLVIEAKRTIMASLAMPQALSYMMCNPQPDIPSFGMITNGDEFIFLKAIAQPTPLYSASRSYSIFFPTGSQDLVEVFRVLKKIKNHLK, encoded by the coding sequence ATGGCTGTCACCCTACCTATCTCTAAAACAATTTTGTCCATAGCGGATGTTGAAGACAAATTTCAACTGTTGCCATGCACCGCGCCGACATTTTTTAGAGAGTGGCAGGATAATTTACCAGAACTAACAGAGATTGAAAAAGCCGTACTTGATCGCCTATTAGTAAGATTTGCAGCACATAGAAGGCGTAGAATCTTAGCCGAAGGTGCTGTTGACAAGCTCATGATCTCGCCATTACTAGATTTAGTCGGATTCTATGAGCCTGAATATGAAGTGCGTACAGAAGAATCAGTTGAATTTGCTTTAGAAGGTGATGAAGAAATTTTGCGCGGTAGAATTGATACTTTAATTGTGCATGAAAAGCTATGGGTATTAGTGATTGAGGCAAAACGCACGATTATGGCTTCGTTAGCAATGCCACAAGCTCTGTCATATATGATGTGTAACCCACAACCTGATATTCCATCGTTTGGAATGATCACAAATGGTGATGAGTTTATTTTTCTGAAGGCGATCGCTCAGCCAACGCCTCTATACAGTGCTTCGCGATCATATTCAATATTTTTTCCTACTGGCAGTCAAGATTTAGTTGAAGTGTTCCGCGTCTTAAAAAAGATTAAAAATCATCTTAAGTAA
- a CDS encoding DUF6883 domain-containing protein, giving the protein MLLPTNAVIAKEKLTKYLLVLLPKDDKSQFLQKAGYILENWQQLEIDLREQILTQPAKFVETTIYGSKYRIDAILRGVNGVELEVTTIWMLTNQQAKFVTLIPKRLSDRE; this is encoded by the coding sequence ATGCTTCTGCCCACAAACGCAGTAATTGCCAAAGAAAAATTGACAAAATACCTTTTGGTGCTTTTGCCTAAAGATGACAAATCGCAATTTCTTCAGAAAGCAGGATATATACTAGAAAACTGGCAGCAGCTAGAAATTGACCTGAGAGAGCAAATTTTGACACAACCTGCCAAATTTGTAGAGACGACAATCTATGGGAGTAAGTATAGAATTGATGCAATCCTAAGAGGAGTTAACGGAGTAGAGCTTGAAGTTACTACCATCTGGATGTTAACAAATCAACAAGCAAAGTTTGTTACCCTAATTCCTAAACGTTTGAGCGATCGCGAGTAA
- a CDS encoding DUF4926 domain-containing protein translates to MKPKFPLFSEVVLLQDIPTYNLKRGSVATVVEHYNINELGQDGYSLEGFDIPNVTVEVAESQIISVEQWQKEMEILEKLHRLSVVKLVHLESYIEKLLSEESSDQLKVS, encoded by the coding sequence ATGAAACCTAAATTTCCTTTATTCTCTGAAGTGGTCTTACTGCAAGATATCCCCACATATAATCTCAAGCGTGGTTCAGTTGCTACGGTTGTAGAGCATTACAACATAAACGAATTAGGACAAGATGGCTATAGTCTCGAAGGTTTTGATATTCCAAATGTGACCGTCGAAGTCGCAGAATCACAAATTATTTCTGTCGAACAATGGCAAAAAGAGATGGAAATCCTAGAAAAACTGCATCGATTAAGTGTAGTAAAACTAGTTCATTTAGAGTCATACATCGAGAAACTATTAAGCGAAGAAAGTAGCGATCAGCTGAAAGTATCTTAA